Part of the Streptomyces sp. NBC_01460 genome, CGTGAGCCATTCGCTTCAATTCGAGTAGTGCGTGCTTCTCGATCTGGCGGATCCGCTCCCGCGTCAGACCGTGCTGCTTGCCCACTTCGGTGAGGGTCCGCTCGCGGCCGTCCTCGATCCCGTACCGCATCTTGATGATGGAGGCGGTGCGGTGGTCGAGCTTGCCGATCAGCTCCTCGAGCTCCTCGCTGCGCAGCAGCGTCATCACGGACTGCTCGGGCGAGATGGCGGAGGTGTCCTCCAGCAGGTCACCGAACTGCGTGTCCCCGTCGTCGTCCACGGACATGTTCAGGCTGACCGGGTCGCGGGCCCAGTCCAGGACGTTGCCGACGCGCTCGGCGTTGGAGTCGAGCTCGGCGGCGATCTCCGCGTGCTCCGGGTCGCGCCCGTGCTCACGGTTGAACTCACGCTGCACGCGCCGGATCCTGCCGAGCTCCTCCACCAGGTGGACGGGGAGCCGGATCGTGCGGGACTGGTCGGCGATGGAGCGGGTGATGGCCTGCCGGATCCACCACGTGGCGTACGTGGAGAACTTGAAGCCCTTGGCGTAGTCGAACTTCTCGACCGCGCGCACCAGGCCGGCGTTGCCCTCCTGGATCAGGTCGAGCAGGGGCAGACCCGCCCTCGGGTAGCGCCTGGCCACAGCAACGACGAGCCGGAGGTTGGAGCGGATGAATATGTCCTTGGCGCGCTCGCTCTCGGCGACCAGCGCCTCCAGCTCCTCGCGCTTCGCTCCGCCGGCGTCGCTCTCCACCTCGCCCGACAGGATCTGCTGGGCGAAGACACCCGCCTCGATCGTCTGTGAGAGCTCGACCTCCTTGGCGGCGTCGAGCAGCGGTGTGCGAGCGATCTCGTCCAGGTACATGCCGACCAGGTCGCGATCGGCGATCTCCCCGCCCACGGCGCGAACACTGCTTGCCCGGTCGGTCCCGCCGGTGCTGGCGGACGAACGACGGGCGACGGCACGGGTTGCCATGCGTGCTCCCTTGTTGAGTAGGTCGCGACACC contains:
- a CDS encoding sigma-70 family RNA polymerase sigma factor is translated as MATRAVARRSSASTGGTDRASSVRAVGGEIADRDLVGMYLDEIARTPLLDAAKEVELSQTIEAGVFAQQILSGEVESDAGGAKREELEALVAESERAKDIFIRSNLRLVVAVARRYPRAGLPLLDLIQEGNAGLVRAVEKFDYAKGFKFSTYATWWIRQAITRSIADQSRTIRLPVHLVEELGRIRRVQREFNREHGRDPEHAEIAAELDSNAERVGNVLDWARDPVSLNMSVDDDGDTQFGDLLEDTSAISPEQSVMTLLRSEELEELIGKLDHRTASIIKMRYGIEDGRERTLTEVGKQHGLTRERIRQIEKHALLELKRMAHDTGFDAAA